A single region of the Ancylobacter novellus DSM 506 genome encodes:
- a CDS encoding acyl carrier protein: MQTDDPAVAEIVDFISGEVGVDSNLLTPETPVSELGISSLDLIETIFKLESRFGIEIPNDGPLSGNDVTVGTLVQHVAELLAAQKAKTA, from the coding sequence ATGCAGACAGACGATCCCGCCGTTGCTGAAATCGTCGACTTCATCTCCGGCGAGGTCGGGGTCGATTCGAACCTGCTGACCCCCGAGACGCCGGTTTCCGAGCTCGGCATCTCCTCGCTCGACCTGATCGAGACCATCTTCAAGCTGGAAAGCCGCTTCGGCATCGAGATACCCAATGACGGCCCGCTGAGCGGCAATGACGTGACCGTCGGCACACTCGTCCAGCACGTCGCCGAGCTGCTCGCGGCGCAGAAGGCCAAGACCGCCTGA
- a CDS encoding GH1 family beta-glucosidase has protein sequence MLRRRDFLASAVAATALPALPLGARAQQGQPPVAMPPAPAQVQPLSPAGQPQLPPGFVWGASTSSYQIEGAVKEGGRKPSIWDTFSHTPGRIADGTNGDIACDHYNRYPGDVELMAKGGFQAYRFSIAWPRVIPDGTGQVNAAGLDFYDRLVDKLMERGILPMACLYHWDLPQALQDRGGWHNRDMAGWFADYARAAVGRLGDRVKPWAMLNEPSVHAIFGHGFGNHAPGLTGWPSYVMAQHHQNLAQGTGITAVRALRSNLKLGTVFSLQPIYPASQDPADLAAAQRFDACWNTINLDPLFKGSYPAPFENVFAQLVKPGDMEAIRVPVDFLGMNYYGPSWIKHDPAAFLAQAGYGAVPEGTPRTLLGWPISAQGLVEVLTRLRDQYGNPPVFITENGACYEDPAPANGVVQDPERVEYIRAHLVACSEAIRQGCALNGYFAWSLLDNFEWAEGERRRFGLINVDFATQQRTPKASYLYLSQVMRAHAAARP, from the coding sequence ATGCTCCGACGCCGCGACTTCCTCGCCTCCGCCGTCGCCGCAACCGCCCTGCCCGCCTTGCCGCTCGGCGCGAGGGCGCAGCAGGGGCAGCCCCCCGTAGCGATGCCGCCGGCTCCCGCACAGGTGCAGCCGCTGTCGCCCGCCGGCCAGCCGCAGCTGCCGCCCGGCTTCGTCTGGGGCGCCTCGACCTCCTCCTACCAGATCGAGGGCGCGGTGAAGGAAGGCGGGCGCAAGCCCTCCATCTGGGACACCTTCTCGCACACACCCGGCCGCATCGCCGACGGCACCAATGGCGACATCGCCTGCGACCACTACAACCGCTATCCCGGCGACGTCGAACTGATGGCGAAGGGCGGCTTCCAGGCCTACCGCTTCTCCATAGCCTGGCCGCGCGTCATCCCCGACGGCACCGGGCAGGTGAACGCCGCCGGCCTCGATTTCTACGACCGCCTCGTCGACAAGCTCATGGAGCGCGGCATCCTGCCCATGGCCTGCCTCTATCACTGGGACCTGCCGCAGGCGCTGCAGGACCGCGGCGGCTGGCACAATCGCGACATGGCCGGCTGGTTCGCCGACTATGCCCGCGCCGCGGTGGGCCGGCTCGGCGACCGCGTGAAGCCCTGGGCCATGCTCAACGAGCCCTCCGTGCACGCCATCTTCGGCCACGGCTTCGGCAACCACGCGCCGGGGCTCACCGGCTGGCCGAGCTACGTCATGGCCCAGCACCACCAGAACCTCGCGCAGGGTACCGGCATCACGGCGGTGCGGGCGCTGCGGAGCAACCTCAAGCTCGGCACGGTGTTCTCGCTGCAGCCGATCTACCCGGCCTCGCAGGACCCGGCCGACCTCGCCGCCGCCCAGCGCTTCGACGCCTGCTGGAACACGATCAACCTCGACCCGCTGTTCAAGGGAAGCTACCCGGCACCGTTCGAGAACGTGTTCGCCCAGCTGGTGAAGCCCGGCGACATGGAGGCGATCCGCGTTCCCGTCGACTTCCTCGGCATGAACTATTACGGGCCGTCCTGGATCAAGCACGACCCCGCCGCCTTCCTCGCCCAGGCCGGCTATGGCGCGGTGCCGGAAGGCACGCCGCGCACGCTGCTCGGCTGGCCGATCAGCGCGCAGGGACTGGTCGAGGTGCTGACAAGGCTGCGCGACCAATATGGCAACCCGCCGGTCTTCATCACCGAGAACGGCGCCTGCTACGAGGACCCCGCGCCCGCGAATGGCGTGGTGCAGGATCCCGAGCGTGTGGAGTACATCCGCGCCCATCTCGTCGCCTGTAGCGAGGCGATCCGCCAGGGCTGCGCGCTCAACGGCTATTTCGCCTGGTCGCTGCTCGACAATTTCGAGTGGGCCGAGGGCGAGCGCCGGCGCTTCGGCCTGATCAACGTGGATTTCGCCACCCAGCAGCGCACGCCAAAGGCGTCCTATCTGTATCTTTCGCAGGTCATGCGGGCGCACGCCGCCGCGCGGCCGTGA
- a CDS encoding GntP family permease produces MYLTYAAIFVAVVAVFALLTARGRVHAFLALVAAAFAFNWGIGWSLGYVVKSFGTGFSQSLAALGLVVVAGALMAEIADGTGATARLQQMARGWRRRSPPLALLGLIGGMGSTPGAAFAVLDPLRRGIGGDSPRSALVLGLSLSAGHGLLIPAPVMLANLTILRGDWLLAAFIGLPAAILCVLLGMFFARLAATDAPRPVDTAESIGGETLHAPRRGALALLVTSLVLIALLIVQSLGDIASEPFGGGNDRLFILALGSPMLLVAVGVGLLLLLSWNWEPGGLGEEGWAARAFARVAPLLLIVGAAGGLAKVVQDTGTAEMVAETAIDLLPAHGALALLVPFALAAIVKTLQGSSLVAAITAAGMMMELLAPLGLDDPTGRTLAALAVGAGAMTVSQINDGFFWLVARAGGFTPPAALARLSVGTALQGALAVAVLMLFRLIAG; encoded by the coding sequence ATGTACCTGACCTACGCCGCCATCTTCGTCGCCGTCGTGGCCGTCTTCGCGCTTCTCACGGCGCGCGGCAGGGTCCATGCCTTCCTCGCCCTCGTGGCCGCCGCCTTCGCCTTCAACTGGGGCATCGGCTGGTCGCTGGGCTATGTGGTCAAGAGCTTCGGCACCGGCTTCAGCCAGTCGCTAGCGGCGCTCGGCCTCGTCGTGGTGGCGGGGGCGCTGATGGCCGAGATCGCCGACGGCACCGGCGCCACGGCGCGGCTGCAGCAGATGGCGCGCGGCTGGCGCCGGCGTTCGCCGCCGCTCGCACTGCTCGGGCTGATCGGCGGCATGGGCTCGACGCCGGGCGCCGCCTTCGCGGTGCTCGACCCGCTGCGGCGCGGCATCGGCGGCGACAGCCCGCGCTCCGCTCTGGTGCTCGGCCTGTCGCTCTCGGCCGGCCATGGCCTTCTCATCCCCGCCCCGGTGATGCTGGCGAACCTCACCATATTGCGCGGCGACTGGCTTCTCGCAGCGTTCATCGGCCTGCCGGCGGCCATCCTCTGCGTGCTGCTCGGCATGTTCTTCGCCCGCCTCGCCGCCACTGACGCGCCCCGCCCGGTCGACACGGCGGAGAGCATCGGCGGCGAGACCCTGCACGCACCCCGCCGCGGCGCGCTGGCGCTACTCGTCACCAGCCTCGTGCTGATCGCGCTGCTGATCGTGCAGTCGCTCGGCGACATCGCCTCCGAGCCGTTCGGCGGTGGCAATGACCGCCTCTTCATCCTCGCCCTCGGCAGCCCGATGCTGCTGGTGGCGGTGGGCGTCGGCCTGCTCCTGCTGCTGAGCTGGAACTGGGAGCCCGGCGGGCTCGGCGAGGAGGGCTGGGCGGCCCGCGCCTTCGCCCGGGTCGCGCCGCTGCTGCTCATCGTCGGCGCGGCCGGCGGCCTGGCGAAGGTGGTGCAGGACACCGGCACCGCCGAGATGGTGGCCGAGACGGCGATCGACCTCCTGCCCGCCCACGGCGCGCTCGCGCTGCTCGTGCCCTTCGCGCTCGCCGCGATCGTCAAGACGCTGCAGGGCTCGTCCCTCGTCGCCGCCATCACCGCCGCGGGCATGATGATGGAGCTTCTCGCCCCACTCGGCCTCGACGACCCCACCGGCCGGACGCTGGCCGCGCTCGCCGTTGGGGCCGGCGCCATGACGGTGTCGCAAATAAATGACGGATTCTTTTGGCTCGTTGCCCGCGCCGGCGGCTTTACGCCCCCAGCGGCGCTCGCGCGCCTGTCGGTCGGCACCGCGCTGCAGGGCGCGCTCGCCGTCGCCGTGCTGATGCTGTTCCGGCTCATCGCCGGATAG
- a CDS encoding glycoside hydrolase family 5 protein, with protein MIFHFLSRLLPLAVLLLAAAPLARAQSDAPASPTPGFVRVEGKRFVNPDGSTFPIRGMSFGNWLLPEGYMFKFTVQRSPADIEGVIEYLAGPEEAARFWKDFRETYIREEDVAFLAASGFTTVRVPLHWKFFLDPKNPDSVDPNGEGWVLIDRLVGWAKTHGIKLILDIHAAPGGQTGVNHDDGVGYPLTFYVPEFKRRTITMWRAIAERYRDETAVLGYDLLNEPVTPYHDTDFLNSRLEPFYRDLVTAIREVDPNHPIMLAGAQWSTNFDVFGPPFAENLGYTYHMFWAAPQRSSIQKYANFANRWQVPIFVGETGELNNDWNAQFRALNERFGIGWSFWTYKNLDSPSTVASIRKPAGWDAIAHFGSVPRSQWATMDKPSREAVQATLRAYLDNARFANTAVNRGYVASLGLKVPETASTGAPCGRLASLDPAGASQLETPCP; from the coding sequence ATGATCTTTCACTTCCTCTCCCGCCTCCTCCCGCTCGCCGTCCTGCTTCTCGCCGCCGCGCCTCTCGCGCGCGCCCAGAGCGACGCGCCGGCCTCCCCGACACCGGGCTTCGTGCGCGTCGAGGGCAAGCGCTTCGTCAATCCGGACGGCTCGACCTTCCCGATCCGCGGCATGAGCTTCGGCAACTGGCTGCTGCCGGAAGGCTACATGTTCAAGTTCACCGTCCAGCGCTCGCCGGCGGACATCGAGGGCGTGATCGAATACCTCGCCGGCCCGGAGGAAGCGGCGCGGTTCTGGAAGGATTTTCGCGAGACCTACATCCGCGAAGAGGATGTCGCCTTCCTCGCCGCTTCCGGCTTCACCACGGTGCGCGTGCCGCTGCACTGGAAGTTCTTCCTCGACCCGAAGAACCCGGACAGCGTCGACCCGAACGGCGAAGGCTGGGTGCTGATCGACCGGCTGGTCGGCTGGGCGAAGACCCACGGCATCAAGCTGATTCTCGACATCCACGCCGCCCCCGGCGGGCAGACCGGGGTGAACCACGACGACGGCGTCGGCTACCCGCTGACCTTCTACGTGCCCGAGTTCAAGCGCCGCACCATCACCATGTGGCGCGCCATCGCGGAGCGCTACCGCGACGAGACCGCCGTGCTCGGCTACGACCTGCTCAACGAGCCGGTCACGCCCTATCACGACACCGATTTCCTGAACTCGCGGCTCGAGCCCTTCTACCGCGACCTGGTGACGGCGATCCGCGAAGTCGACCCGAACCACCCGATCATGCTCGCCGGGGCGCAGTGGAGCACGAATTTCGACGTGTTCGGCCCGCCCTTCGCCGAGAACCTCGGCTACACCTACCACATGTTCTGGGCGGCCCCTCAGCGCAGCTCGATCCAGAAATACGCCAACTTCGCCAATCGCTGGCAGGTGCCGATCTTCGTCGGCGAGACCGGCGAGCTGAACAATGACTGGAACGCCCAGTTCCGCGCGCTGAACGAGCGCTTCGGCATCGGCTGGAGTTTCTGGACCTACAAGAACCTGGATTCACCCTCGACTGTCGCCTCGATCCGGAAGCCGGCCGGCTGGGACGCGATCGCGCATTTCGGCAGTGTGCCGCGTAGCCAATGGGCGACGATGGACAAGCCGTCGCGCGAGGCCGTGCAGGCGACGCTGCGCGCCTATCTCGACAATGCGCGCTTCGCCAACACCGCGGTCAATCGCGGCTATGTCGCCTCGCTCGGGCTGAAGGTTCCCGAGACCGCGTCGACCGGCGCCCCCTGCGGCCGCCTTGCCTCGCTCGACCCCGCCGGCGCGTCCCAGCTCGAAACCCCCTGCCCATGA